The genomic interval TTAGCAAAAACAGTAATAAGAGCATTATTAATAATATCAGAGTCTTCGGGCATATAACTGGCATAAGCAATCATAATTCCCATCCCAAGACTGAGTGTGAAAAATACCTGAGAATAGGCATCAATCCAGACCCTAAAATTAGTTAAAACTGAAAAGTCTGGTTGTAAGTAATAATTTATACCAGCAATAGCACCAGGTAAAGTAACTGATCTAAATATTAAAATTAATAATAGAACAATTGGTGAAAGTACTGTAAACCAGACTACCTTCCCAACACTTTCAGTTCCATTTCTCAATATGAAATAAATTAAAATCCAGGTTAATACAACTCCTACAAGAACTGAAAAACTAAAACCTCCGAGTTCACTCGGCCCAGAAGATATTTTTAGGACATTATTATAAAAATAATCCTGGGTATTAGCACCAATCCAGGCACCAGTAAATGCATCAGCAACATAATTCCAGGCCCAGCCCATTACTCCTGCATAATAACTAACTATGACAAAAGCTGAGATTACAGGCCACCAACCAAAAAATTCGAATTTATCTTTAATTTTTGCTAATGATCCTGGAGCACCCTGTTGATGTTTTTGACCTAAGGCAAACTCCATAATGATTAGTGGAATACCTGCTGTTAGAAGTGCTACAAAATATGGAATGAGGTATGCACCACCACCATTTTTAAATACTACATATGGAAAACGCCACGCATTTCCCAGACCTGCTGCTGAACCAACTGCAGCAAGTATAAACGCTGCTCGATTTCCCCATTGATCTCGTTGCATACTAGATTCTCCCTTCTTTTTTGTAATTTTTTATTATACATACTAACTACTT from Halanaerobiales bacterium carries:
- a CDS encoding sodium-dependent transporter, which gives rise to MQRDQWGNRAAFILAAVGSAAGLGNAWRFPYVVFKNGGGAYLIPYFVALLTAGIPLIIMEFALGQKHQQGAPGSLAKIKDKFEFFGWWPVISAFVIVSYYAGVMGWAWNYVADAFTGAWIGANTQDYFYNNVLKISSGPSELGGFSFSVLVGVVLTWILIYFILRNGTESVGKVVWFTVLSPIVLLLILIFRSVTLPGAIAGINYYLQPDFSVLTNFRVWIDAYSQVFFTLSLGMGIMIAYASYMPEDSDIINNALITVFANSGVSFMSGFAIFGTLGYMAQNQGVPIDEVATAGVGLAFVTYPNAINMLPGGPIVVGFFGIVFFVTLLTLGIDSAFSLVESNVAGFSDKFNWEKRKITLTVISLLFIAGLVFSTKAGLYWLDIVDHYINNYGLIVGGILETIAVGWYYKPDKLRNYFNPISEYKFGSWWNIMIKFVVPIVLIFLLIRNLIADINTPYGGYSMGPQWIGGWGMIIGVGVVSYFLSQTTSTKLDANDISDKNIGGE